Genomic window (Nymphaea colorata isolate Beijing-Zhang1983 chromosome 1, ASM883128v2, whole genome shotgun sequence):
CTTACTAGGAGTACCCAGAATAAGCCGATGAGCTCTATTATCTAAAAGCTATACTGGTGGAGTCTTGTACAGCCATATGTTAACTGATCCTCGCTGCTGCTCTGTAGTCAATTATTGCAACCAGATATTGCATATGTTGCAATTACGGATtaactttattttcatatagGGCCATTATCTGTTACGGATACTGCTGGTTCTCCTAGTTATGGTTCTCAAGTTCGTGTTGCGTATCAGGTCAGTTGGTTTCTCTGCTAACAAATTTAGCATTTAGTTAAAGTCGTATGTCTTATTCTAATCTTGGTTCATGAAAAAACGATCTTTCTAGGGTGTACCAGGTGCATACAGTGAGGAGGCTGCCCTTAAAGCATATCCTCAATGTGAAGCTGTTCCTTGTGAAGAATTTGAAGCAGCCTTCAAGGTTTCAGTTGATgattactttaaaaaaaattacctggTTAATGGAGTTAATCTGTGAGTTCATTGACTGACCTGCAGGCAGTTGAATTATGGCTTGTGGATAAAGCTGTTCTGCCCATTGAAAATTCAGTAGGTGGGAGTATTCACAGAAATTATGACTTGCTACTTCGTCATAGGTTGCATATTGTTGGTGAGGTGCAGATGGCTGTCAATCACTGTCTTTTAGTACTACCAGGTGTTGCTAAGGAGGAGTTAAAACGCGTATTGAGTCATCCCCAGGTCTTGTTCTGCAGATATTTGCACTCTTCTTGCTAAAAAAAAGGCTACAGTCACTCTAAGTGGCTTTTCATATGCATTTCTTAATAAAATTTATTCATTTCAGGCCCTTTCTCAGTGTGAGCTGGCACTAGGTAAACTGGGAGTTATTCGTGAGAATATTGATGATACTGCTGGTGCGGCTCAGGTTAATAGCCTTTGATAGTTTTCTAGCAAGTTCTAGTCATGTACTTctatttgatatattttttatgtttagagtttatttgtttaattcaaaGTTTTCATGGTCAGATTATAGCTGCTAAGAGAGTCAGAAATACAGGAGCAATTGCAAGTGCACGAGCTGCACAAATATATGGACTTGACATTCTTGCAGAAAATATACAGGCAAGTTTTTGCATTATATTCACGTCTCCTTTGctatctttcttttgttcttttttgcttctgCTAGTTAATTTGCAAaatttcgttttcttttttgataacGTGGGTATACATTTATTTGCTGTTAGTATCAGCAAAAATAGTGTAAAATTTTCAGCCTGAAATGTCTTGCCAATGTCTTTGCAGGATGATTTGGATAACATTACTCGGTTTCTAATACTTGCTCGTGAACCTATAATCCCTAGAACGGATAGGACTTTCAAGgtaaatgtgttttttatatCCGTTCACCAACCCTTCATTATTTTCTAGTTTCTGATGCTTCTGTTTGTTCCATTCTAGACAAGTATCGTATTTACTTTAGAAGAAGGTCCAGGTGTTCTTTTCAAGGCATTGGCTGTCTTTGCTTTAAGGGATATTAATCTGACAAAGGTACTAAGGTAGTTTGGAGCAGCTATTTGTTTACCTGTCAACTTAGGTTAAGTGATTTGGTGTTTTCTTTACCTAGATAGAGAGCAGACCTCAGCGAAAACGACCCTTGAGGATTGTTGATGACTCTAACAATGGAAGTGCTAAGTGAGTGGTGCCTTTCTTCCTTATGTAGAACTAGGCCAAACTCTTATGTTCTTTGTGGCAAGCACTTTAGTTCACAATGCTTATTTGTGGAATCATTACCAAAGTATCAACAACATCTGCCGATATAAGTTAAAATTTGTATTATAAGTTAATTAGAATGCTCTAATTTGGTGCAGATACTTTGACTATCTTTTCTACATTGATTTTGAAGCATCTATGGCAGAGACTCGTGCTCAAAATGCCTTAGGGCATCTTCAGGTAATTGTATTATGCAATCACTCTAGTTCAAATCGTACAAGCATATTCACTTGTATTTCTAAGATGTGGTTGCTGAAGTAGGCACTAAGTGATCATTTGGCTTATGCATAAAAATATCCATCTTTCTCAAGTATTCGTTATTAACTAACAAAACATGTAAAGGTTAGATGCAAATGAATCTCTGTCAGACCATTCTAGCGCCTAAACGCAGCactgaaagagaaaaggaattACTAGATGATAGTGACTTTACCAGCTTTTGAGCTTCAGGTATAGTCCCAGCTTGcattttttgggaaaagaaaagatgatcATGAGCTGCAATCCTGTCAAGAGTGAAATCCAGTGACTACATTGAGATTGATTTCCTAGAGCTGAAACGTCACCATCCATGTGATCTGTTGAAAATGGTCCATCCTCTCTGACCAAGTTCTTAACGGCAGAATATAGCCAAAACAAATTTCCAACCACAGGCTGTAGGCATTTGCTTTTTTCCTTTGGTCACATAGAGAATATGCAGTTGACAACAGGACAGGCGATAAACAAAGGACATAGTGTTGATTGTGACTATATCAACACTGGTTCATTCTGTTGGTGAATAGCGTGTCTATCATCTCATGTCAACACAGGATGTACATGCTAACTGTTGTATCCACATATATTATTGTAAAATCATGCATAAATCATATTTGTTTAGCCTTTATAACAGTCTATGCTTAAGTGTTATTCAAGTACAAGCCCCCTTCATTCAAAAATATAATGATTTTGAGGTTTGTTGCATTATCTGTGGTTTTTACTGAACTTTATGGATATTCTATGTAATGTATTTCTGTTGaagtcatcatgttggcatattGTAGATAAACTTGATATTTAGGCCCAACCGGTTGAATCTCAAATTTGTAATGCTATTAGTTTCCAGATCATTTCCCCCAGCTGCAACTAGTAGTTTCTCGTGATTTAATTATAACTGTAGCAATACTTTTGAGATATGAAAAAGGCTGCCACCAGTTACAGTCTTCCATGACATCCCATTCCAAGGTTTAACGAAACCTAGTGGTCATATTCAAGCCTTCACTTTGAGCTTGATCTGGAATTTGAGAACAGTATTGGACATTTTCATTGCATTTAAAGTCTAAACATCAGTGGCATGTCAGCTTGTAGGATTTTGTAAGGGTATGCTCGAACTTTTGCCCATATCTGCCAGTCAAGTCATCAATGAACCTAGTTTAGCTCTGAAAAGTGCATAATTCATACTTTTCACATACCTTTTGACATGTACAGTCTGAATGCAACACATCATGACGGATATAAGTTCGAGTATCTTGACATTAACAATCTGGCATCAGGTTCaatctgtttcattttcttgtagaTTTGGTGGGAGACATGCGTCTATTGCCTGAGACAGCTAGTAAATACTTATTGCTGCATTCCTTCATGCATTTGTGTCAACAACAAATCCGTTTATAGGTTGAACTCTCAAAGTGGTTTGAAAATTCACGTCCGACTGGAACATGACATCTACTTAACAGTGCTATCAGTTCAAACATTGCCAGTTGGTTATTATTTTCTACATATATTGCATGACCACTTGAAGCAAAATCACAATTGCTCTGCACATTCAGATTCTCTCAAAAAACTATTTGCTTCTGCGTCCTTATGTCTCCGCCGTCATATTTTGTTAGATTTCTTTAGCACTCACTGAGACCACTTTGTATAGGAATTTGCTACCTTTCTGAGGGTTCTTGGATCGTATCCAATGGATATGCATATGTGAGCGCTACTTCCATCAGGCAGCTGATGTCCTTTGTTGTTATTTGGAGTCTTCGATACAAGAGATCTATACGccgttttttcttcttgtttattgGTGGTAGGAAGGATGCAACATGAATTTTGCCCTTCAAAGACGATGCAAACTGGAGGCTGGTGAAGTTcatcaaatctctctctctctctttctctctctctctctctctctctctctctctctctatttattattttgttgacATGAACATAAACCCATCATTGCCGCAGTTTCCTTCCATAGAAGAACATATTATCTCGGTTGTAATGCAGACTACTTGATGATGTTGCCCTTGTGAAATTGTGTCGAGCGACTAGCGGCAGACCACTGTCTCCACAAAATATCTTATTGCCTTCAATTAGATggtattaatattaaaaaaaaatcctcgttATGGTCTACACTAATCTTCgccttttcctctctctctctctctctctctctctctctctcttcagggTGATGAAAATTTTTATCGGCGAAAAGACACATCACAGCGATGATGACAGCGAGGGGATTTTGGTTGTCCATAAAATACACGAAGAATGGATTTAAACTCACCAAAGTCCTTCGTCTATGACATCGAACTCCAAACAATTTTTGCTTCCTTGTAGATAACCCGATGGTATATAAAATCAAGAATCTGATTATCTTtaatgtaatttaaaaaataaaagtgaagccTGAATGAATGGGGtgataaatcaaaatttatgGCAATAAGACATAAACGTATCTCCTCAGTCTCTCTCATTCTTATCTACaacaattcaaattcaaaatcttacGTTGCAGAACAAAAAAACATCTAGGTTTTAGCTTTACTGCACCTCAGATCTGCGGGCTCGAACCACGATTAATTATCCAGGACGTGTTTTCATATGAATAGGGGAGTGCGCACATGCAAACACGCACATGACGCACACACATGCAGCCGCGATGAACTTATCGTTTGCCCTTGGAATCAACAGAACACGCTTATTCATAGCAAAAGGATACCAAACGTAGCATACAGAACACAAACTCCGGTACCAGCAAAAGCGCGTGCACACATGCACGTAATGATACTAAAGATGGACAACCATACTTTTAGACAGGATTTACTCTTAGGCCAACATCTAGATCTAGAAATAGGCAGACCAGCAATACTAATCACTCTCCCTTAGGAAGCTCCTTCAGGAAATCAGCATGATCCACGAAAACCTACAACACAGTTGTGGAAACACTTGTGAGGTATCATAGACAGTGCCCGACATTTGATTCCTGTTTTTGATATATTAAACGCACatacaagagagagacagagagagagagagaagaaaacacacATACAAGAGAAGAATAGGTCCACATCAAAAGCTGACAACTTCAAATTAGTGATTAACTGCCGGATCTCTATGTAACAAATTTATTTGCAAGTGAAATGATAATCACAAAATAATTGAGATGGGCCGGAACATAAGAAGGAAAATTAACCACCTTTTGACACTAAATGCTTAACAGATATAGCatgcaaaaataataaatgCAACTCCAAGGCCCGTACACATTGTTAGTAACTAttacattttacatttttatatgttgatgaaatcATTATTCGGCGAAGATCAGGTTCACTAACAATTGAAAGAATATAAAGAATGATACTATATGGACATGCAAGAATGTGAAACTGGTCTTGGTGCTGAAATTAATGGAAAATGAGGTAAAAGTGGCGCAAAAAAATACACCTCAGGAGGAAAGATTGACATTTTATAGCATACTGTAATAACAGAAGTACATTACATCTGGATTTCATTAATACTAAAGTCTGAACATTTTTCAAATAGAGAGACATATGTGAGAAAATTGTTCTGAAGACCTTGAAGTGAAATCGTGTAAGTGGTTCCCATTTGAGaatttaactttttcttaaaaGCCTGTTGTACATGCTTAAACATGATTTTCATTCTGATATCTATGATAGTTATTCAGGGGTCAATCTCAATAACTCTTGCTCTAATTTTAGATAAAGCAACCTTGTATGTAGGATCCTTGTTAGTTTAAGCCTTGCACGCAGTATACAATTGCACACAAGTTGCTGCCCCACCATTCTGTGCTGCCAAGTAGAAAATTCGTTATTACTCTCATAATCACCTTCACAATTCTACTTCGCTCTCCCATTGTCCTAAAATTTCCCTTTTCTGTTTGTGGATATTGCAGATAGAGTTGGAGGTTTTTGACAAACCACCCATTACTTTCAAGTCATGTCATGACAAGAGAATAGGCAGAGAACAGAATGCAATGGTTTTCCTGGAAACATCATTTTGCTGTTCCACAGCCATGATATAGCAGCAGCACGTTGTACACTTGATAAAGTGTTTTCAGGTCATGTTCATGGGGAGCTCCATAAGTGAATAGTAGCCTATACGTTACCATAGAACAATTTAGGATTGTAAACATAAAAAGGATGAGCACTGTTCAGGGAGGCTTGAATATGCAAAAGTTAAAACGTACCACTTTCCAACCATCAGGATCAAGGAAAGAGGTGATTTTCGTATTGATTCCTGGAATAGGACCTGGCTCGCGAGTTATTTTACCACCTAGCTCTTGTGTAACCCGACGAACAACCTCAGCGCTTTTATAAACATCTTCAGTACTGAGAGCAACCTATATCAAATGATGAAAACCAAAGAATTAGACACTTTTATTTGCATCCAGAAGATGAACAACCATGAAACAATGAGCTATGGATCATATTCTGACCTGTGCATATGCATTGCCTTTGGTGTATTCAGTCACACCATAATTGTATGTCAGCTCCAGGActgttgttttttcttcttcatcataaCCAAGCATAGCTATAGAATACtgattttcaaataaagaaCAGTTAATCATGGAACCTCATACACAGATTGCAAGGAAATTCAGCCAACATAAAAAGAAGATCAACATCAAACATGGGATTAATAAATTTACCTTGTACTCAGGCCTGTCAACTGTCTTCACCACCCTCATTCCGCATGCCTGCATATCCATAGCAGCAATTAGCACTGCCTGTAATTTTGACAGCCCAACTGAAGTACTTTTAACACATAGATAAGCTCTAAAAGGTAACAAAATTAGGTTTCATAGATCAAAGCTCACACATCTTCATGTTTATTGTATGTCTGTGTGCATGTATCTGTggctgtgtgtgtttgtgttacTGTGCTTAATCTTTTGCCTTATTGTTTGGAAGGATATGTCAGGTAGGCACGGGGTTCAGCATTTTCTGAAAACACGGGTCATTAATGCAGCAAGGGTATAAAAGCTATCCAGAAATAACAAAATCAACAATCGACAAGCTATTATTCTACGAACACTTCaacggaaaaagaaagaaatccaTTGTTGCACCCAAGTTGTGTCGAACCAGATGCAGCAACTTGGCAggtccatgtgacttagattgaAGGTTTAAGGCCCCTTGTACACAAAGATACCATGCCTAATCACATGAAACTAACTATTTTCAGTTGAAAAAGACATTAGGGTCAGTTTTCCATATTTGCCATAGAATCTCCTTCATAGTTTGTTTTGTCCATAAGATGCCCTTTAGCTAGATACATCACTGGGGCAAATATTAATAGGTACCCCATAAGTCCAATCCAAAAGTAGGTTAAGCATCTGTTTCCATACTTGTAGAATACATGATGTTTCATGCAATGTCGTATCACAAAGTATTCTCCACATAGCGTGCTACAGTGCATGGTCAAACTTTCACTAGATGAAAAGAATACTGTATATCTAAGATGCTTGAAGCCAAATCTGTTAGTTGGATTCTGTACTATGATAATCTGCATCATTATATTGAAATATATGTAGTTGTTGATCCCATAGCTTCCCAGGATGAGAAAGTTACCTCAGAAATTGGTCAAAGGAGATTTGGTATTCTACAAGTGAGAAAACAACAATGCAGATAACAGGACACTATGCATGTTAGCAGGACCAACATTTACAAAAAAGTTGAGATTTCAGAACACAAGCTTCAGAAGACGTTCTTCTACCTTTTCATAGAACTTGATAGATCGTTCTAGATCTCCCACACGGAGCATAACTTGACATAATGGCTCAGGTGTGGGACCCCTTTGGATGAGCTCGAAGACATACCCATCAGGATCCTCCACGAATGCTATTACCGTTGTGCCTCCTTTAACAGGACCTGGCTCACGTTTTATCTTCCCGCCCTTTGCCCGGATGTCTTCAACCATTTTGTATACCTAGGAACACGTGTGACTTCATCATAAGAAATAGTGAGCTCACAACATATTATCAACTGTAACATGTTTTACTTCCTAACATGGTACCTACATCTTCAGTTGCAATTGCAAAATGCCCAAAGCCAGTGCCGATATCATACTTATCAACTCCATAATCTACCAATAAGAGTAAAATATGAGAAGCTCAGGAGTTATCCAGGAAATGGTTCCATCACGCATGAAAGAAATGGATCAGAAAATAGATAAGTACAATAATAAGACATAAGCATAAACAATATAGACCATATTTAAGTTCCAAGGAAGCATGTACATACTATAAGTCAACTCCACAACAAAGCTTGATTCTTCAGGCccaaaaccaagaaaagcatTTGAGTACTTTTCTTCTGGAACGTCTCTTTTCCTTAATAGCTTCATTCCAAAGCATTCGGTATAGAATCTGCCCATGCACTTCTTAGGTTAGATCTGAGCACAAGATTCACTTACAAAGTTTaattcaagataaaaaaaatcaatttccaaATGAGAACACACTTTATGGTTCTCTCCAAGTCTCCAACACGATAAACAGCATGTAAGAAGCGGCGTTTGTCTTTCTGGGGCCATTCCAGTAGATCGTCAGTAGGAACAGCCTTTTCAGCTTCATGTTCAGATGCCATTATTTCCAGCAATGTCTAACCTGTCATTAGCAAAATCTCTAAAAATATAAGTATAAATGAAGCGATAAGTTAtgtaagtttttcctttttctttgtttacatAATAAtcagaacaaagaaaataacttCTTTGATAACAAATAAAGGGTATTTGAACTAGAATGCTATAAATGCCATAAACCCATGTCCTTTCGCACCTTTTCATCTAATACAGACTAATTCTGGATTTTGATGCAATTGTGGGCACCCCATATCATGATTTTAATTGCTGCCAAGAAACCTCAAAGTTATTCAACCTAACAGCCATAGGATTGGCTGAGGCCTAAGTTAGAGACTGAAATGccccaaaggaaaagaaaccaaTGCAATCAGGCAATGAATATCATTGCCAAAAAAAGTACAACTCTAAACAGTATCCTGTAACATGTAAGTCAGACATAGTCAAGCTCTGCATGTATTTTCCAGACTCTTAGCTACAGTAACTGAACTAACTTGAGGAACGACcatacaaattttaaaacaactacACACAAAGACAACTTCAGTTCATAATCCTCAAAGAATTTATGAACGAAAGAAGTCAAGTTACCTGATACGCATAACAAAGGTTCAACTGACATATCAAAACACTTCCGCTACCTAACAGTCCATTCTTGGGATAGGTGATGGACGGTAAAATTAAATACAATCACTAAGTGACGTCGGCAGGATTAAACATATCCCGGCTGCTATATATCGGTACGACAGTGAGGTTATTGTGATCATcagagaagaaaacaaggagGATATGCGTTCTAAATAAACTGAACTTCAACAATCAAGCATGCAAAGAGAGAGGTTGTTTAACGGGTTGACAGGCATCACTCTTTTTGGGTGTATTGGATGAATTCACAAACCTTAACTGCTCCTAACTGAAACAGCGCCATACATTTCCTAACAGTCCAGAACAGATCAACATGCTACGAAGACCACCCAAGCACGAAAGCAGTACACGTTTCTTTATCACCAAGCAAACGCCAATGTTTTGCACACCGTAAAGATACACAAACAGCACAAAAAGTGCCACCCATTTGTCAATCCAGCTTCTTCGTGAAAGAATATAAAACGAACCCATCATTCGTGCGAACAACCGAACAACGCCCGCGCGAACACACACAGAGAGCGGAGATGGTATACGGGATTAGCAGTCATCGTTCTCTCAGGGTACGTCGGAAAAATCACAAACTTCAACTTTTCCAAACAAAGTTCCAAATTCCATCTAGACTTTCTTTCAACGTTGTTTTCCAGAAATTGAAACAAGCCATACGTCTCTAACAGTTCAGAAAACATCGACATGCTTGGAAGGCCACCCAAATACCAAAGCAGCACGCATTTCTATATCACCAAGCAAATCCAATATCTTGCAAACCATGAAAACTAGACAGTAGACAACACCAAAACCGTCACTCGTTTGCCAATTCAAAGTCTTTGAACACGCACATAACAAAGCATATAAAGTGAACCCATCATTCACGAGAACAAGTGACACCAGGAACCCCGAAACGAACTCATCCGAAAAGGAAACCAACTTTCCTACCCAGAAATAGAAGAATGGGATGTGGGTAGCCTCAGTCTTCCCGTACCTGAGATCGTATGGCCGGAAGAGACGCTGATCAAAATGGTGGCCCTTGAGGTTTTATAAAGGCATCCCAGCACTCCCTTCCCACCGCCCTGGGGAAGGCAATTATGGAAAGTGCCCTTGATTCCCCTGCGATCGGTGCGATGGTCCTGTCAAACGGTCAAAGCGTCAGCAACAGCCATCCGCCACTCTTGCCAATCTCAAGTTCACGGCAAAATTTCCGCGACAGAAAATCTCGCGACATTTTGAGAACAGCTTGTTTTCCTCAATAAAGAGGGCCATTAAAAATGTCACCCTGCATAAAAGTACACCTGTTCTAAGGTATGCATAGGATTTTCTTCTGTAAAATTTCGACTAGGAATCGAACTTGAATCACGAGATACTTGTTCTTTGATAGAACCATCCATGAATCACGGCTCTGGTTTCTTCTATTAGTTTCTGCCAAATTTCTAATAAATTATCCTATCTGTTCTTTTCTTGTGTCGCTAGGAGCAGAGCTTTTGCTCTAGGTAAATTTTTTGCCACTTCTTTAATGTATTTGCCTGTGGTTCACGCCTGGTTCACGGACGGATGGTAGTGGGTATGCCTTTCCTATTATTCAATCTTCATCATAGGGTCTCTGTCTACCTAAAAGAATCCCCACTTGCGAAGACCATATTATCATGATTCCCAAAGTACAGAGTCCATGGTCGAGTCAGGAAGGTTCTCTCCGCTGTGCCTTTCACACTTCCTTTTATTGGGCACAATTCGATTGTGTTATGCTAAGAGATGCATCTCAGATATAGAACTCTTGACCTCGTTAAGTTCGAGATTGTTAAGTCGACCACTTCGTTAGGTGTATGCGGCTTGATGGCTACATTACGCATAAGAAGCTTTAAGTAGTCTGAAGCCTGTTTGAAATAAAGAACTACGTAGGGCTCGTGTATTAGTAGAATGGCAGTTGAGTTGCATTTAGAAGAATGAATTTTCTTTGTTACAACTAATTTGAAGCttgaaacattaaattttttaagcTGGAGAACAGGCATTTATATAGGTTAAGTCCtgtaactctttttttttcttccttaaaCTAAAAGTTCACTGATTGCTTTAGGAACGTCAAAGTAATGAACATCTTAAATTAGAGAAGTTGTGACTTGTGTCCTTATCCGCTAGTCAAACTTACGCAGGTCTTTCCTACCATTCAAAGGCCTGTAAGGTAGAATGCAGCGAAATGAGCAGAAAGTACAAAACTTCGAAATTTAAAATGTTAACAGCATCCCATGTTGCACAAGTATTCATTTATGATGACAAGGTTATGAATGACAGTGAGAGAAGAGAATGAATTATGCCCATGTTTGTGGGCATATGCAGAAGGGTATGAACTGCAACTTGGATCATCTTCATTGGAGGATCCGTTGATATATATCTACTACTGCACCATCACTAGCCACTAGATGCTTCTGctctctctcgatctctctcacacacacacacacacacacaaacaaagtAGCTTATCATTTGGCTAATTGATGCAGTTTATCAttggtttttttcttatttgatttGTAGTCCGAGAGAACCAAGAGATGGGTATTGTTTCACTTGCACATTTACCATGCTTTGGTCGTTCACAGTGCAAAACTTCCCATTAGTTTGGTCTGTAATGAAGGATGACCTCTTCGAACTTGGGGAGCTTTGAGCCAGTGCCATTGAAATTGGCTAATTCTTTGAATTGAATTATGGGAAACCATTATCAAAAAGTCCCAAGGGGTCGTTCAGCAGTTGGAACACTTTGagaatatttcatgaatctatttaaAGGGTGGAGTATTAGATGTCTATGAATCTACTTCAGTCTTTAGGGCTGATTCATAACATATTCACACTGTGTTCATTTATCAAATGCGGTAAGGACACCCAATAAGTGTCCCATGAACTAATTTATTATGAGCACATCTCAACCTTTGGGACATTCTATGTACCTGTCTTAattttggggtagattcatgagacacttgAAAAGTGTTCCCGCTAAAAAATAACCTCTAAAAAACCTTTTAGTGTTTTGATGTAGACTACTTAGACATTTTAACTGGTGTTGGAGATGTTAGGTAAGTGGAAAGTTGTGTTATAATGTGCTGGCATTTGGTAACAAGAGCGGTGTTCAGAGCATTTCATGTGTCCTAAAAATGGACATATTCATTAAACACCTTGTTTCAAAGTATGTAGTGTTCTTCTTCCCAAACGTCCCCAACATGAACCATGTTCTTGTTGCACAAAACATGATGTaattatgaaaattatttttgaatccAATAATTAAATTTTGGACATAATCACATCATATTTGATAGAACAAGAACGTGACGATGAACACATATTAGAAGAC
Coding sequences:
- the LOC116264187 gene encoding lactoylglutathione lyase GLX1 encodes the protein MASEHEAEKAVPTDDLLEWPQKDKRRFLHAVYRVGDLERTIKFYTECFGMKLLRKRDVPEEKYSNAFLGFGPEESSFVVELTYNYGVDKYDIGTGFGHFAIATEDVYKMVEDIRAKGGKIKREPGPVKGGTTVIAFVEDPDGYVFELIQRGPTPEPLCQVMLRVGDLERSIKFYEKACGMRVVKTVDRPEYKYSIAMLGYDEEEKTTVLELTYNYGVTEYTKGNAYAQVALSTEDVYKSAEVVRRVTQELGGKITREPGPIPGINTKITSFLDPDGWKVVFVDHADFLKELPKGE
- the LOC116246176 gene encoding arogenate dehydratase/prephenate dehydratase 1, chloroplastic-like encodes the protein MALEALNVLGFQHCVRLERWNLERKRCGYGLRLTSKRWEKQVSTDGEWCLCACQATLHNDGDAASLVGLRPVDGEPKKELIPLPRPLSVTDTAGSPSYGSQVRVAYQGVPGAYSEEAALKAYPQCEAVPCEEFEAAFKAVELWLVDKAVLPIENSVGGSIHRNYDLLLRHRLHIVGEVQMAVNHCLLVLPGVAKEELKRVLSHPQALSQCELALGKLGVIRENIDDTAGAAQIIAAKRVRNTGAIASARAAQIYGLDILAENIQDDLDNITRFLILAREPIIPRTDRTFKTSIVFTLEEGPGVLFKALAVFALRDINLTKIESRPQRKRPLRIVDDSNNGSAKYFDYLFYIDFEASMAETRAQNALGHLQEFATFLRVLGSYPMDMHM